A genomic stretch from Penaeus vannamei isolate JL-2024 chromosome 6, ASM4276789v1, whole genome shotgun sequence includes:
- the LOC138862010 gene encoding uncharacterized protein encodes MLRTLTCLAIVLWHAPLQKFAGASQLLQIMYHVSEVPSGMFWAAGNSEEVVARSALHCASKSLAKAGVGYTYLNGQCIVQGAGASSEHPFVGAQWFYKWNINRAFKRPVQGSTNTYSGSPVTHAVDERGCLTWSSSYTECCYVTYQTTGAWLVIDLGTPLRVHVVVIGSKKFFTDTEVRVGSELKTGNFATYKLLGKFASPTSSTGYVKFSKRQGIVGRYVSIQQNVYGNFFVCDVVVLADD; translated from the exons ATGTTGAGAACATTGACTTGCCTGGCGATCGTCCTATGGCACGCACCATTGCAGAAGTTTGCCGGAGCTTCCCAGTTGTTGCAGATCATGTACCACGTATCTGAGGTGCCTTCGGGCATGTTCTGGGCCGCTGGGAATTCGGAGGAAGTCGTGGCCCGCTCTGCTCTCCACTGCGCCTCGAAGTCCCTCGCGAAGGCCGGGGTCGGGTACACTTACCTGA ACGGGCAGTGTATCGTGCAGGGAGCGGGCGCCTCCTCTGAGCACCCATTCGTCGGCGCGCAGTGGTTTTACAAATGGAACATTAACCGAGCTTTCAAACGCCCAGTTCAAGGCTCCACCAATACATATTCTGG CTCCCCCGTGACCCATGCCGTAGACGAGAGAGGGTGTCTCACGTGGTCCTCTTCCTACACCGAATGCTGTTACGTCACGTACCAGACCACCGGGGCCTGGCTGGTGATTGACCTCGGGACGCCGCTCAGAGTGCACGTCGTAGTCATCGGGAGTAAAAAATTCTTCACAGACACTGAG GTACGCGTCGGTTCGGAACTGAAAACCGGTAACTTTGCCACCTATAAACTACTGGGCAAATTCGCCAGTCCGACAAGCTCGACCGGTTACGTCAAGTTCTCCAAGCGCCAAGGGATTGTTGGCCGCTACGTCAGCATCCAACAGAACGTGTACGGGAATTTTTTCGTGTGCGACGTGGTTGTTTTGGCTGACGACTGA